GTTTTTAAAATAACGTGCACACATCCCTTCCAGCAACATATCGTGGCTGGTGGTTCCTGAGCACGTTATTCAATTCTAGTTGCCCATCTCAAGATCAAGGAGGAGGCACAACTTCTAGAGGCTGGAGCTCCCCAAATCCCCCATCTTGGATATGAATTAAGTGAAGGGCACCAGTTGCTCTGGCATTCAGATATCCTCACGGTCACATTCAAAGTGCCGATTTTTCAGATGGAGCTATCTGCCAAATCTGCATTCATTTGAGTGGGCAGCCTTCAAACTATGAGACAATGGGACTCATCGTGTTCTTGATAAACCATTAagtccagattttttttttttttaacaaaaagctCATGGTTTCTCTTCCTAAGGACTACATTCACATTTTGTGTAATCAGAGGTTTAGAGATCAGTTTAGAGATCATGTATATATGaaaattggttttattttcccctttcagaCTAGAAAGACAGCTTTGTAGTATGTTTAAGTGCAGTATCACTTTCTAAAGTAATTATTTCCATCATTATTCTCAAGGTGTGTGGTATTAAGAACCACTCCTGTATTTACGTGCATGAAAGGCTAAAGGAAGAATATTATTATCCAGAGAAAAGCTCAACCgaagacagaacaaaaacaaattccttttgTCCAAATGTTATCTCACCTCTGTTGCTACAGGAAAACCTCCCAAGAGACATTTTAAATAagtataaataatattaattaggATTTGAGGAACGCAAGATCAATGAAAGTCACCGGAACACAATTAATGCTTTTTTCAACAGCGAGGCAGTATTATTCATTTCTATGGCTGGATGGTCACAATCCCGTTACCCTGCAAAGAGAGCTGTCCTTTCTTACAGttgatttaaataaatttgaCTGTGCTGCTCGCAGcatcattcaaaaaaaaaaaaaaaaaaatattaatttacaAAATAACCCACTCTCCATATTTATTATGacaaataaaaatcttaaataaaacaGGCTTTCTCTACCCTCTCTCCCCCCAACCTGTCCCTCATTCCAATTTCAGGTAGCTTGGCACTGAGTAAttgaacattaaaaaatcaaGTTTGTAGACTTCATACAGCTGCGTTTGGTGCTCCGAGCTGATGTTCTGGAAGAACTCTGTGGTCATTTCATCAGTAGTTCTCGTTGACTTTGCATAGGTGGGGAACTTCAGGTAGTTGCTGACTCCTGCAAGCTGAAGAATGTAATTCGAATCCTCTTCGAGTGTTTCGTATTTTCCTATGAGGTCATAGTGAATGTGGCAAGGATGGCAGAGGGAGTACACGGTCTGCCAGTGCTCGTTGAAGGGCTCTTCTCTTTGGGTGTGTGGGTCAATGAGATAGGCCACAAACTCTTCGAACTTCACATCGTCTCCTTTACGCAGAGCTTCCTGGGTCGCATTCTTCCTCTGGCGCCTCACAATTTTGGTGCCGTAGCGCTTGTGGAAGGAAGTATTGTACTTCTGGGTGAACTTGTTCCTGTAGGCTGACACCAGTCTCTCAAAAGGCTCACGAACAAAGAGAAACTTCATGTAGTTTTTCAAGCGGTGGTTGATCTCTGGGATGCTGTACTGGTTGAGGGTCTTCAGGTTTGAGGACACGTGGGCTTCGTTGGCTGGGATTTCCATTGGATCACTGTATTTGCCTCTTCCCGTCAAAACCATCATGACTCTCTTCCAGTTTGTGCAGGCCACTTTAGGGACGTAGCAATAGATCATTTCATGATCTTCATCCACCACCAGGTGTTTGAGATCATTGGGTGTCAGCACACGGCGCTTCCTGCTCAATACGCTATTTGCTCGGCACGTATCTGTCACTTGGTCTCGTCTAATCTGATGGAGGATGGCTGTGTTGGACAACTGCAAGGAAAGCACATGAACCAGTAAGTCAAGCAGACTGGAAACTTCCTGCCTTTTTACTTATTACACAATTTGGAGAGAAGTAGATTAGTGCCTGTAGAAACTTAAGGGAGTGAGGCTGAGGAGAAATGTTCCCACATGAGAAGCTAGAGGAGCCTTTTTTTGCCTCCAAATTTCTGGACAAGAGCTGCTTAAATGTTGTTCACATTGTTCAGGGATTTGCTTTGAAGCCAATGCGAAGGAGCACAGGCACTTACACATCCTGGTGGCAAATGTATTTACACAAAACTCATAGCCTGAGATGTCATCACCGCTGTTCTGAGCCCTGAAGAACCAGTCCCCGGTCCACAATCCCTCTTCCTGCTACAGCAAGCATTCCCTGCCTGACTTCTTGCTGCTGAGATGGGGTTGGATCTACACCAGATATGGAAagtttgtaaaaatgaaaacagtgtgtggttttgttgctgGTGTCTTTTATGCTGGAGAATGAATAATCTCAGCTTGTCTGCTGGCCATGACCTTGGCAAAAGACATGAAGCCAATGGAGACTCTGCTGGTCCCCCGGGGGAGTGTTCACACAGACATCATTTCCTGAGGAGCAGGGAGAATATTAACCATAAATCTGCCTCTCTAAAGCCAGACTAACAGAAAGAGTGAGCACGTGGCCTTCTaacacacacactgcactgTCTTCACCCACAGCcctttattattttgttaatagCTCCCTAATTTTCTACTACTACTGCTACTGGATGCTTCAGAGAGGCTGTAATCTATCTTGAGGGGAGCCCACAGGGTCCACtgggctgctgcacagcagccacCAGCTACCACACTCTGTACAGCATGATTTTCTGCTGTAATGAACCCTCTGGGAAACAGGGACTGTTAGCTCAGGCAAAGGACAATGCTGATGCAGGGCTCCTACCTTTGGTTATTCAGAGCTACCTGAGGTGTCCCAGCATGGGCCCATGTTTTGCTGTGCAGACTGCCTTAGCTGCTATAAATGCCTTTCTACATATTCTGAATGAATTTTATCACAACAGCAGGGGAAAGGTTTTGGTAATGGCATTTACGATAACTTAATACTGCTTACCTATGGATTTCAAAGAGCCTTATGCACAGTAATTAGTTTAGCCTCAAAGCCAAGTTTTAAAGCACGTATTGACCTTCCAGACTGATAGGCAAAAGGTCTGAGATGACTCCTTGAGCACTGGAGCTTTCAAGTGTATTCATCGAATGCCTTCTAGGCAGTTCTTCAACATGAATCGCAGAATCCTACAGTGAAGCAGCTGAGACACTGCATCAGCTCGGGGCAGGGGCTGGCCTCTGAGCCAGCGTTAAGCCTTCCTCTCCCCTTTGTAACACCCTGGGCAAATGGCTCAGCACCAGCTTGGGGTCAGATCTCTGCTTTCAATACCAGTAGTCACAGttcatagaaggaaaaaaagtcaacaaaCAGGTTCAAAACACAGTTTAGAGGCAAAAAACAATGCACAACAAGATCCCCCAAAACACCCTAGTGACAGAAAAATGGACCTAAGACAAACATAGGACACCTGAGCTTTGGAATGAAAGAAGACAGAACTGCGACTTTTACCAATAAGCCCTTAAAAGCACAGACTTCGTCCATCCAATGGCAGAAGAAACTTTTCAAAGCTTCAACAGCCAACACTCTcctcctctctgtgctgcagggggaTGTTCTTGAGGGACATGGCACACCAAAGGCACCTCAGATTTGCACAGGAGAAGTTTTCCTTCAGGCCAGCATGTATGTGTCTATCCCGGGACCTCTATATTTTTCATGCTGCCAACCACCACTTCCCTTGGATTCCTTGAGACCTTCCACATTTCATCTCTTTAGTCCCTTGTTCAGCAAAATGTTGGCTAATGGTTAAAACATGCAGTAGCCCAGTGACTCCTTCTTTCAGCTTGGCTCAGCTTTTGTGCATGTGTGGTATCCCCCTGAACACCTCCCAGGCGCATTTCAAGGGCAGTTTTGTGTCGGAGTCCAAGAGAGAAGACCAGTGTGAAACGCACTTCACGTTTCCTAGGGAAATGAGTGCTCAGGAGTTCCCAAAGTAAGATGTTAGAAAGCTGTTGTCGTGGACCTCACAGATTTTGGGAGAAAACCCCCcttttcattaggaaaaaaaaaaataaatcactattTCAATCTATGCTACCCTCAGAGAGATATAGAACCAGCAGTCAGCTCTGCACTGGTTCGTTACTAGGGAATAATTTTCAAAGCACTAAACAAAACCCTGTGTGAACACAGACACTTACAAATTCTCTACACACAGATGAAATGCCCAAATCTCTCTTCTCCTATAGATTATTTATCAGCATCATATAGCACAGTACTACTGTTTGCCTCTGGTTCCAGCgtaaaaataagagaaaccTGTAGGTACCACTACCTTACAGTATGTTAATGCACTGTACTTGCTGGTCTTGGGATAAACACAGAATTAAGTGGATGAGATCCCATGACCTGTGTTAGATAGAAGGTCAGACTTGATAATCTAATGGTTGCTTACAACCCTGATCTATGGATG
The Coturnix japonica isolate 7356 chromosome 1, Coturnix japonica 2.1, whole genome shotgun sequence DNA segment above includes these coding regions:
- the CHST11 gene encoding carbohydrate sulfotransferase 11 isoform X2, which gives rise to MKPAVLEVMRMNRVCRMVLVTSVGSFILVIFYFQIMRRNPFGMDICCRKGSRSPLQELYNPTQLSNTAILHQIRRDQVTDTCRANSVLSRKRRVLTPNDLKHLVVDEDHEMIYCYVPKVACTNWKRVMMVLTGRGKYSDPMEIPANEAHVSSNLKTLNQYSIPEINHRLKNYMKFLFVREPFERLVSAYRNKFTQKYNTSFHKRYGTKIVRRQRKNATQEALRKGDDVKFEEFVAYLIDPHTQREEPFNEHWQTVYSLCHPCHIHYDLIGKYETLEEDSNYILQLAGVSNYLKFPTYAKSTRTTDEMTTEFFQNISSEHQTQLYEVYKLDFLMFNYSVPSYLKLE
- the CHST11 gene encoding carbohydrate sulfotransferase 11 isoform X1, whose amino-acid sequence is MKPAVLEVMRMNRVCRMVLVTSVGSFILVIFYFQSMLLPVMRRNPFGMDICCRKGSRSPLQELYNPTQLSNTAILHQIRRDQVTDTCRANSVLSRKRRVLTPNDLKHLVVDEDHEMIYCYVPKVACTNWKRVMMVLTGRGKYSDPMEIPANEAHVSSNLKTLNQYSIPEINHRLKNYMKFLFVREPFERLVSAYRNKFTQKYNTSFHKRYGTKIVRRQRKNATQEALRKGDDVKFEEFVAYLIDPHTQREEPFNEHWQTVYSLCHPCHIHYDLIGKYETLEEDSNYILQLAGVSNYLKFPTYAKSTRTTDEMTTEFFQNISSEHQTQLYEVYKLDFLMFNYSVPSYLKLE